The proteins below come from a single Branchiostoma floridae strain S238N-H82 chromosome 5, Bfl_VNyyK, whole genome shotgun sequence genomic window:
- the LOC118416232 gene encoding UDP-glucuronosyltransferase 2A3-like, whose translation MRSKLHGLVVLLLVLGLLPTQSTSSEKVLIIPYPGLYSHWLIVAQIGQALVDRGHTVTVVLPKNIVDKRLAERPGFSFEAFPDQGTGTRIKELIDQSVATAGQTSVLKTFQSGMSMAATMTKHCDLLLGDTTLVGRLRASQYSVIIYDTIFPCGALMAAYVDPRLPIVAVLRYDVHFHDDKATGVPLPLSYVASVETDFTDDMTFVQRVQNVGFYTLVHAARRWLAGSVFDGVAREYLGEGVTTQSVMSRTTLWLYQVDPVLDFSRPTMPNMVHVGGLNAREAAPLAEDLEAFMQSSGEDGVAIVSFGSVVTTMRSEQIEIFASAFARLRQKVLWRYTGEKPTSLGNNSKLLGWLPQNDLLGHPKTRVFITHAGYNGVCEALYHGVPMVCLPKFGDQPGNAARVVARGLGVKLDIGTVTSDQLYQTIYRVLTNDSYRQTAARLSRLHRDQSQSPMERAVWWIEHVNRQVIHKSE comes from the exons ATGAGAAGTAAGCTTCATGGCCTGGTCGTTCTGTTGCTTGTCCTGGGTCTTCTGCCAACCCAGAGCACCAGTTCAGAGAAGGTTCTGATTATTCCCTACCCAGGTCTGTACAGCCACTGGCTAATAGTGGCACAAATCGGGCAGGCGTTGGTGGACAGGGGTCATACAGTGACCGTAGTTCTTCCCAAGAACATTGTGGACAAGCGACTGGCAGAGAGGCCCGGGTTTTCGTTCGAGGCCTTTCCAGACCAGGGAACCGGGACAAGAATCAAGGAACTCATAGACCAGAGCGTGGCGACGGCTGGGCAGACGTCTGTTCTTAAAACCTTCCAGTCAGGAATGAGTATGGCCGCAACGATGACTAAACACTGCGATCTACTACTGGGAGACACTACCCTGGTGGGGCGCTTGAGGGCGTCGCAGTACAGTGTCATTATTTATGACACGATATTTCCCTGTGGCGCACTGATGGCAGCTTATGTAGACCCCAGGCTCCCCATCGTCGCCGTCCTGCGTTATGACGTTCACTTTCATGACGATAAGGCTACAGGAGTACCGCTTCCCCTGTCTTACGTAGCTTCGGTGGAAACAGATTTCACCGATGACATGACTTTTGTACAGAGAGTTCAGAACGTTGGTTTTTACACCCTTGTCCACGCGGCGAGACGCTGGCTGGCCGGGAGCGTGTTTGACGGCGTGGCCAGGGAGTACCTCGGCGAGGGAGTGACTACACAGAGCGTCATGTCCCGTACGACGCTGTGGCTGTATCAGGTCGACCCCGTGCTGGATTTCTCTCGTCCCACCATGCCAAACATGGTCCATGTCGGCGGGCTGAATGCACGTGAGGCCGCGCCGCTTGCCGAG GACCTGGAAGCGTTTATGCAGTCTTCAGGAGAGGACGGAGTGGCTATCGTCAGTTTCGGCTCGGTGGTGACGACCATGCGGTCGGAACAGATAGAAATCTTCGCGTCAGCCTTCGCCCGACTCCGACAGAAGGTGTTGTGGCGGTACACGGGAGAGAAGCCGACCAGCCTGGGCAACAACAGCAAGCTACTGGGGTGGCTGCCTCAGAACGATCTGCTGG GCCACCCGAAGACCAGAGTGTTTATAACCCATGCGGGTTATAATGGCGTGTGTGAGGCCCTGTACCACGGCGTTCCGATGGTTTGTCTGCCGAAGTTCGGGGACCAACCCGGTAACGCCGCTCGGGTGGTGGCCAGAGGACTGGGGGTGAAGCTAGACATCGGCACAGTCACTTCGGACCAGCTATATCAAACCATTTATCGTGTTCTCACTAATGACAG TTACCGTCAGACGGCAGCCCGACTGTCTCGCCTGCACCGTGACCAGTCCCAGTCACCCATGGAGCGGGCCGTCTGGTGGATAGAACAC GTCAACAGACAAGTCATCCACAAGTCCGAGTAA